In Populus nigra chromosome 10, ddPopNigr1.1, whole genome shotgun sequence, the following proteins share a genomic window:
- the LOC133705974 gene encoding inorganic phosphate transporter 2-1, chloroplastic-like → MTLPYTPSPSTRNTISPETCVLHSSHFYLPRNRSSFFSNESSLLKKESLPFKPREKRSTKSFLPILRLKNSKLTHPFASISSFAEAGGEEEGNEGIQIKKHQETVKNKEDDSPGMAGAFDISSRTASAISILIAFAALILPFCLKTLGQGLDLKTKFLSYVTLLFGFYMAWNIGANDVANAMGTSVGSGALTMRQAVLTAAVLEFSGALLIGTHVTSTMQKGILVANVFQGKDTLLFAGLLSSLAAAGTWLQVASYYGWPVSTTHCIIGSMVGFGLVYGGRGAVFWSSLARVTSSWVISPLMGAMVSFLVYKFIRRFVYSAPNPGQAAAAAAPIAVFLGVTGISFAAFPLSEIFPLALAQALACGTAGAFLVDRIIRKKLGHLLVKASSTQPEPKENAIHSKNIGFLSDFAGPKGTQLEIVYGVFGYMQILSACFMSFAHGGNDVSNAIGPLAAALSILHGGASGTDIVIPIDVLAWGGFGIVAGLMMWGYRVIATIGKKITELTPTRGFAAEFAAASVVLVASKLGLPVSATHTLVGAVMGVGFARGLNSVRAETVREIVVSWAVTIPAGAIFAVFYTWILTKLLSYIL, encoded by the exons ATGACTCTCCCTTATACCCCATCACCTTCTACAAGAAACACTATCTCACCAGAAACCTGTGTCCTTCATAGCTCTCATTTCTATCTACCCAGAAACcgctcttctttcttttccaatgAATCCAGCCTCCTCAAGAAAGAAAGTCTTCCTTTCAAGCCTCGCGAGAAGCGATCAACCAAGAGTTTTCTTCCCATCTTGAGACTTAAGAACTCTAAACTCACGCACCCTTTTGCCAGTATATCCTCTTTCGCAGAAGCAGGAGGCGAGGAAGAGGGAAACGAAGGAATTCAAATCAAGAAACATCAAGAAACGGTAAAAAACAAGGAAGATGACTCTCCTGGAATGGCCGGGGCCTTTGATATATCCTCAAGAACAGCCTCTGCTATATCAATATTGATAGCATTTGCTGCTCTCATTCTTCCCTTCTGTTTGAAGACTTTGGGACAGGGTTTGGACTTAAAAACCAAGTTCTTATCATACGTGACACTGTTATTTGGATTCTATATGGCTTGGAACATAGGTGCCAATGATGTTGCTAATGCCATGGGGACTTCTGTGGGGTCTGGGGCATTGACAATGCGGCAAGCAGTGTTAACTGCAGCTGTTTTGGAGTTTTCAGGAGCGCTGTTAATTGGTACTCATGTGACCAGTACAATGCAGAAAGGAATTCTTGTTGCTAATGTGTTTCAGGGAAAGGATACTCTGCTTTTTGCAGGATTGCTCTCTTCTTTGGCTGCTGCTGGTACTTGGTTGCAG GTTGCATCATATTATGGTTGGCCTGTCTCTACCACTCACTGTATAATAGGATCAATGGTTGGATTTGGTCTTGTCTATGGGGGACGTGGTGCTGTCTTCTGGAGTTCTCTGGCAAGGGTGACTTCATCGTGGGTGATCTCACCATTAATGGGAGCAATGGTGTCGTTTCTCGTGTACAAATTCATCCGCAGG TTTGTATACAGCGCTCCAAATCCAGGACAAGCTGCGGCTGCAGCCGCACCAATTGCTGTCTTTTTGGGTGTAACTGGAATCTCTTTCGCAGCCTTTCCTCTAAGCGAGATCTTTCCTTTGGCTCTAGCACAGGCTTTAGCCTGTGGGACCGCTGGTGCTTTCCTAGTTGACAGAATTATCCGGAAAAAGCTTGGCCATCTCCTGGTGAAAGCTAGTTCGACACAACCCGAGCCAAAAGAGAACGCTATACACAGCAAAAATATCGGGTTTCTCTCTGATTTCGCAGGACCAAAGGGTACCCAGTTGGAAATAGTTTATGGAGTTTTCGGATACATGCAGATCCTCTCAGCCTGCTTCATGTCATTTGCACACGGCGGAAATGATGTTTCCAATGCAATAGGTCCTTTGGCTGCTGCATTATCTATTCTGCATGGGGGTGCCAGTGGAACAGATATTGTTATTCCAATAGATGTTCTAGCATGGGGAGGATTTGGTATAGTTGCAGGGCTAATGATGTGGGGATACAGAGTGATAGCAACAATTGGGAAGAAGATAACCGAACTTACGCCTACTAGAGGATTTGCGGCTGAGTTTGCTGCGGCTTCTGTGGTTCTAGTTGCATCGAAGCTGGGACTGCCCGTCTCTGCAACGCATACTTTGGTGGGTGCAGTAATGGGAGTAGGTTTTGCAAGGGGACTGAACAGCGTTAGAGCGGAAACCGTGAGAGAGATTGTGGTTTCATGGGCTGTGACAATTCCAGCAGGTGCTATCTTTGCAGTTTTCTACACATGGATCTTGACCAAGCTGCTGTCTTACATATTGTGA